One window from the genome of Eriocheir sinensis breed Jianghai 21 chromosome 7, ASM2467909v1, whole genome shotgun sequence encodes:
- the LOC126993467 gene encoding thiol S-methyltransferase METTL7B-like: protein MIQWSQIPDRAAVREGILSTSVALKEYAHANPKETGVGLGLATAGLLLWYYGADLRHRYFAWINNKFADLKQEDYDNFKKTAFAALKDLASHDPKLREEKTLRILEIGAGVGANFIMYPDNTRLVVADPNPHFEQYFKDHKAKFPHIKCETVIIAKGEDIDMVRSESIDAVVTTLVLCSVDDIAKVVSQIKRVLVPGGKYIFVEHIKEWDRKNHWMRRHIQNILTWSGFWPFTFDGCYLNRNPQPIIEAVGFSDVKVEREYAPMPAAFMMVAAPHLKGVATK from the exons ATGATTCAGTGGAGCCAAATACCTGACAGGGCGGCCGTCAGGGAGGGCATCCTCAGCACCTCGGTGGCCCTCAAGGAGTATGCCCACGCCAACCCCAAGGAGACAGGCGTTGGGCTGGGCCTTGCCACTGCCGGCCTGCTGCTGTGGTATTATGGAGCGGACTTGAGACACAG GTACTTTGCATGGATCAACAACAAGTTCGCCGACTTGAAGCAGGAAGACTATGACAACTTCAAGAAGACAGCGTTTGCTGCCCTCAAGGACCTCGCCTCCCACGACCCAAAACTACGGGAGGAGAAGACGCTGAGGATACTGGAAATTGGCGCTGGTGTtg GCGCGAACTTCATTATGTACCCGGACAACACGCGGCTGGTGGTGGCCGACCCCAACCCACACTTTGAGCAGTACTTCAAAGACCACAAGGCAAAGTTCCCGCACATCAAGTGTGAGACCGTCATCATCGCCAAAG GCGAAGATATTGACATGGTGCGCAGCGAGAGCATTGACGCAGTGGTGACGACGCTTGTGCTGTGTAGCGTGGACGACATAGCCAAGGTGGTCAGCCAGATCAAGAGGGTGCTGGTGCCG GGCGGAAAGTACATCTTCGTGGAGCACATCAAGGAGTGGGACAGGAAGAACCACTGGATGCGGCGACACATCCAGAACATCCTGACCTGGAGCGGCTTCTGGCCCTTCACATTCGACGGCTGCTACCTCAACCGCAACCCCCAGCCCATCATCGAGGCCGTGGGCTTCTCAGACGTCAAAGTGGAGAGGGAGTATGCCCCCATGCCAGCAGCCTTCATGATGGTTGCCGCACCTCACCTCAAGGGCGTGGCTACAAAATAG